The uncultured Methanomethylovorans sp. genome contains a region encoding:
- a CDS encoding ABC transporter permease encodes MISLSRSVELSLGSISSSKMRSALTTMGIVIGVAAVIANVSLGASFNQFFTNEVGAVGSNFIVVTSQNVNVFFENQLHVIKNSPGVVSVSPIKQQMAKVTYVSTSRQIDIQGVTQDYEQVANLNMESGTFLSDQDNYVAVLGSDVANTKFDRNISINNPIEITFRKQDGGVVIQKFIVKGIIKNPTTAFVQTGVEPNVRIFIPLSTMNSILGEKDYGGFFVKAASLDVVKATRDGIDRNLGRSLGVPSREFNNPDTKPYVLVDQLEILQQTDQLSAALTSLLTSVALISLIVGSIGIMNIMLVTVTERTKEIGLMKSLGYTKRDILFIFLIESTVVSIIGGVLGIIMGILGAYVVNSVLNLPNVFPMMQILMGFIVSIIVGLVAGLYPANKAAKMDPVEALRH; translated from the coding sequence ATGATTAGTCTTTCAAGGTCTGTGGAACTCTCACTTGGAAGTATAAGTAGTTCTAAAATGCGTTCTGCTCTTACTACTATGGGCATTGTAATTGGTGTTGCTGCTGTGATAGCTAATGTATCATTGGGAGCTAGTTTCAACCAATTTTTCACCAATGAGGTTGGAGCTGTGGGTTCTAATTTTATAGTAGTTACCAGTCAAAATGTCAATGTATTTTTTGAAAATCAGCTTCATGTGATTAAAAATTCCCCTGGTGTAGTTAGTGTATCTCCAATCAAACAGCAGATGGCGAAGGTTACTTATGTTTCCACATCGAGGCAGATTGATATCCAGGGAGTTACACAAGATTATGAGCAAGTAGCAAACCTGAATATGGAGTCAGGTACTTTTCTTAGTGACCAGGATAATTATGTAGCTGTACTGGGGTCAGATGTGGCTAATACAAAGTTCGACAGAAATATTTCTATAAACAATCCTATTGAGATCACTTTCAGAAAACAGGATGGTGGCGTCGTTATCCAGAAATTCATAGTCAAAGGGATAATAAAGAATCCGACTACTGCTTTCGTGCAGACAGGTGTAGAACCTAACGTACGCATATTTATCCCGCTAAGTACAATGAATAGTATATTGGGAGAAAAGGACTATGGCGGTTTCTTTGTAAAAGCGGCAAGTCTTGATGTTGTGAAGGCTACCCGTGATGGCATCGACAGGAATCTTGGCCGAAGTTTGGGAGTACCTTCAAGAGAATTTAATAATCCTGATACAAAGCCGTATGTATTGGTTGATCAACTGGAGATTTTGCAACAAACAGATCAATTATCTGCTGCTCTTACTTCACTTTTGACTTCAGTGGCTTTGATATCTTTGATAGTCGGATCCATTGGTATAATGAATATAATGCTTGTTACTGTCACAGAAAGGACCAAGGAGATTGGTCTGATGAAGTCTCTTGGTTATACTAAAAGGGATATACTCTTTATTTTTCTGATAGAATCCACAGTAGTGAGCATCATAGGTGGGGTTCTGGGCATAATAATGGGTATTCTTGGTGCGTATGTTGTGAATAGTGTTCTAAATCTTCCGAATGTTTTTCCCATGATGCAGATCCTCATGGGATTTATAGTATCAATCATTGTGGGATTGGTAGCTGGTCTATATCCTGCTAACAAGGCTGCCAAAATGGATCCCGTAGAGGCTTTAAGGCATTAA
- a CDS encoding COG1361 S-layer family protein: MANNKSLKNICFLMAVFILSINTVSGAISSLTSSTGTFSANEGSYLKVSILKYEPVPADIGKYVDVWVKVENSGSGKTDDLSIELAPEYPLSLDSKSNALVNIGILGPESAAVHEYRLYVDNNAKVGNASFDILYQSKKDGAWFKETFDLQVGSITSDSKGNIELDGIPIMDPQVFMPGDKGTIAIVLKNSATSYSVTVGGETFDTNARVQSATLTGTDGITVTTNSYTGNGVLGPGESLPLTYNIEIADNVSDGTYFLDFSIIGNSYSFNNNWRIPVRVDSSSVRIIPSKPLKLENGKGTLQFDVANIRPNPISAVSVKLMADGVEFSPSEYFIGSMGADELYTIEVDAEDISGNLTSPRQLTLTANFRNGMNSHEDIVATHPVALVTIKQGSNTSTIVLLLLVLILAPAAYIMYRRRKKV, encoded by the coding sequence ATGGCCAATAATAAGTCGTTGAAGAATATTTGCTTTCTAATGGCTGTATTCATATTATCAATTAATACAGTTTCAGGAGCAATAAGTTCTCTTACATCATCAACTGGCACTTTTTCAGCTAATGAAGGGTCCTATTTGAAAGTGAGCATCCTTAAATATGAACCAGTGCCTGCAGATATTGGTAAATATGTAGACGTTTGGGTAAAGGTCGAGAATTCAGGCTCAGGAAAAACAGATGATCTTTCTATTGAATTGGCGCCTGAATACCCTCTTTCTCTTGATTCAAAGAGCAATGCTCTTGTAAATATTGGTATTCTTGGGCCTGAAAGTGCTGCAGTACATGAGTATAGGTTGTATGTGGATAACAATGCTAAAGTGGGAAATGCTTCCTTTGATATCCTTTACCAGTCTAAAAAGGACGGTGCATGGTTCAAAGAAACTTTTGATCTCCAGGTAGGTTCTATTACTTCTGATAGCAAAGGCAATATTGAACTTGATGGTATTCCCATTATGGATCCTCAGGTATTCATGCCAGGTGACAAGGGAACAATTGCAATTGTCCTTAAGAACAGTGCTACATCTTATTCTGTTACTGTGGGTGGGGAAACATTTGATACCAATGCAAGAGTACAATCTGCCACTCTCACAGGAACTGATGGAATAACAGTAACAACAAACAGTTATACCGGTAACGGTGTGCTAGGTCCAGGAGAATCCCTTCCTCTTACATACAATATAGAAATAGCTGACAATGTTTCAGATGGCACTTATTTCCTGGACTTTTCCATAATAGGTAATTCCTATTCCTTTAATAACAACTGGCGCATTCCTGTTAGAGTTGATTCATCTTCCGTTCGTATTATCCCTTCAAAACCCCTTAAACTTGAGAATGGAAAAGGCACTCTTCAGTTTGATGTTGCTAATATCCGTCCAAATCCCATTTCTGCTGTAAGCGTTAAACTAATGGCCGATGGTGTAGAATTTTCTCCAAGTGAGTATTTCATTGGTTCCATGGGAGCTGATGAATTGTACACCATTGAGGTAGATGCGGAAGATATTTCAGGTAATTTGACTTCTCCCAGGCAGCTGACACTCACTGCTAATTTCAGAAATGGAATGAATAGCCATGAAGATATCGTAGCAACGCATCCCGTTGCACTGGTTACTATTAAACAGGGAAGCAATACCAGTACTATAGTTCTTCTATTACTGGTGCTGATATTGGCACCTGCAGCTTATATAATGTACAGGCGCAGAAAAAAGGTATAA
- a CDS encoding ABC transporter ATP-binding protein has product MQILKSINLKVLRGEFVAIMGPSGSGKSTLMNMIGCLDRPTCGQVLIMNKDINLISDAELAKLRGLEIGFVFQNFSLIPRLSALENVLLPTYANVKEGVNPRKKAEDLISLVGLADRRYNKPTELSGGQQQRVAIARALINDPSLILADEPTGNLDSKTGEEIMKIFKDLNGMGRTIVMITHDANLAGYADRVVHLKDGIIENS; this is encoded by the coding sequence ATGCAGATTCTTAAAAGCATAAACCTCAAAGTTCTTAGAGGTGAGTTTGTAGCTATCATGGGTCCTTCTGGTTCAGGAAAAAGTACTTTGATGAATATGATCGGTTGTCTTGATAGGCCTACATGTGGTCAAGTGCTTATCATGAACAAAGATATTAATCTGATATCTGATGCCGAGCTTGCTAAGTTGAGGGGTCTTGAAATAGGTTTTGTTTTTCAGAACTTCAGTCTGATACCCAGGTTGTCTGCTTTAGAAAACGTGTTACTTCCAACTTATGCTAATGTCAAAGAGGGTGTAAATCCCAGAAAGAAAGCCGAAGACCTCATAAGCCTCGTTGGTTTGGCTGATCGTCGTTACAATAAGCCTACGGAACTTTCGGGAGGCCAGCAGCAAAGGGTAGCTATAGCGAGGGCTCTTATCAATGATCCATCTCTTATACTTGCCGACGAACCAACTGGTAATCTCGATTCTAAGACCGGCGAGGAGATCATGAAGATTTTCAAAGATCTTAACGGTATGGGAAGAACAATAGTGATGATTACACATGATGCAAATCTTGCAGGTTATGCTGATAGAGTAGTTCATCTAAAAGACGGTATAATTGAAAATAGTTAG
- a CDS encoding Yip1 family protein — MLEVLMNPGKFFEKKLKEEIDLKPPYAIISTLSLLTVITAFVMMEELMNSLFNGIPINAQRTIIAMGLITVMITVVIEWGIISGAFYTVSLLFEGKGDFKRVIEFVAYGFIPSILSSAIALVFLIYMSLFVDISTSDPHAIETAILSNPYIILANITSIILSLWSANIWVFAMIHSRNLTVKNALITVGIPMVMYLIYMLYTLYQALRIS, encoded by the coding sequence ATGCTGGAAGTTCTTATGAATCCAGGTAAGTTCTTTGAGAAGAAACTCAAAGAAGAAATTGACTTAAAGCCACCTTACGCTATAATTAGTACACTGTCGCTTCTGACCGTCATAACTGCTTTTGTCATGATGGAAGAGCTGATGAACAGTTTATTCAACGGTATACCCATAAACGCTCAAAGAACTATAATAGCAATGGGTCTCATAACCGTAATGATAACTGTTGTTATAGAATGGGGAATTATAAGTGGTGCATTCTATACTGTTTCATTACTCTTTGAAGGGAAAGGAGATTTTAAAAGAGTTATTGAGTTTGTAGCATATGGGTTTATTCCATCTATATTAAGTTCAGCAATTGCCCTTGTATTCCTAATATACATGAGTCTATTTGTAGATATTTCCACAAGTGATCCACATGCCATAGAAACGGCTATACTCTCAAATCCTTATATAATACTAGCTAATATCACTAGCATTATTCTGAGCCTATGGAGTGCGAATATATGGGTATTTGCTATGATACATTCCCGAAATCTTACAGTTAAGAACGCTCTAATTACTGTCGGAATACCAATGGTAATGTACCTGATATATATGCTATATACACTGTATCAAGCACTACGCATATCATAA
- a CDS encoding YIP1 family protein encodes MLEVLTNPSEFFENKMKQEADFKPPVMIIGIMAIISAISAYIVASTIIGSLPSDAASFAQIGMIIGAIFAIIVVFIMWAIYSGIFYLLSMVFGGQGNFKRVLEFVAYGFLPSILGSLITLILTSKAYSSLDFSISDPTLLQKAILSNPYIMASSVIGIILTLWSANIWVFAMIHSRNLTVKNALLTVGIPIGLYLIYTVYNLYQALS; translated from the coding sequence ATGCTGGAAGTCCTTACAAATCCTAGTGAATTCTTTGAGAATAAAATGAAACAAGAAGCTGATTTTAAGCCACCAGTGATGATTATAGGGATAATGGCCATAATATCAGCGATCAGTGCCTATATAGTGGCAAGCACGATAATAGGAAGCCTGCCAAGTGATGCTGCAAGTTTTGCACAGATAGGTATGATCATTGGTGCGATATTTGCTATTATAGTTGTATTCATAATGTGGGCGATATACAGTGGGATCTTTTACCTGCTCTCAATGGTATTTGGGGGACAAGGGAATTTCAAAAGAGTTCTTGAGTTTGTTGCATATGGATTCCTGCCTTCGATACTTGGTTCCTTGATAACCCTCATACTAACAAGCAAAGCCTACTCTTCACTAGATTTTTCCATAAGCGATCCAACACTTCTGCAAAAAGCTATACTTTCTAATCCTTACATAATGGCTTCCAGTGTCATAGGCATAATCCTAACATTATGGAGTGCAAACATATGGGTATTCGCGATGATACATTCCAGAAATCTTACAGTGAAAAATGCCCTCCTCACTGTAGGAATACCAATAGGACTCTATCTGATCTACACAGTATATAATTTGTATCAAGCATTAAGTTAA
- a CDS encoding ABC transporter ATP-binding protein → MQDPIVQLTSVKKIYKLGTSRIHALNGVDLSIEKGDFVTIMGSSGSGKSTMLNLIGCLDQPTEGTVKINGTDLSLLNDDQLTEIRRNNIGFIFQQFNLIPTLTAIENVEMPMIFARIPEKERSQRAMEFLRRANLGPEFAEHKPSELSGGQQQRVAIARALANSPPILLADEPTGNLDTKTGNSVMELLRELNSQGTTVIVVTHDPKIASYANTNIVLRDGEIIEASEEVF, encoded by the coding sequence ATGCAAGATCCTATAGTCCAACTCACTAGTGTGAAGAAAATCTATAAGCTTGGAACAAGCCGGATACATGCTCTAAACGGTGTCGACCTTTCGATTGAGAAGGGAGATTTTGTAACAATAATGGGATCTTCAGGTTCTGGAAAATCCACTATGCTCAATCTTATTGGATGCCTTGATCAGCCCACAGAAGGAACGGTCAAGATAAATGGAACTGATCTTTCTTTGCTAAACGATGACCAACTAACAGAAATCCGCAGAAACAATATAGGATTCATATTTCAGCAGTTCAATCTGATACCCACTCTCACTGCTATAGAGAACGTAGAAATGCCTATGATATTTGCGAGGATACCTGAAAAAGAGAGAAGTCAAAGAGCAATGGAATTTTTAAGAAGAGCAAATCTTGGACCTGAATTTGCAGAACATAAACCCAGTGAACTTTCTGGAGGCCAGCAACAAAGAGTTGCCATTGCCCGGGCACTGGCAAATTCCCCACCTATTTTGTTAGCAGATGAGCCCACTGGTAACCTTGATACAAAAACCGGTAATAGTGTGATGGAACTCCTCAGAGAACTAAATTCTCAAGGAACCACGGTTATTGTAGTCACCCACGACCCAAAGATAGCATCGTATGCAAATACAAATATTGTCCTAAGGGACGGTGAGATCATTGAAGCTTCAGAGGAAGTATTTTAG
- a CDS encoding ABC transporter permease, which yields MRSLKLQRKYFRSNMYAELAKRNLKRHTARTVLAAVGIIIGVIAISSMGILGNSLKMSVSDSLGDVGNELIVYPGFGDTAITEKQVDKMQKVAGIENLIPVYSSGSKTEYKNEETYATVYGIGSEDLPNLVEIENGRMYKRGSSDCMIGSQLAKDLGVNIGGKITIEDTKFRVIGILKERGIGFDVSADSAVFMDPQMFTRIYEDTDEGYTNVIIQVKDINEIDIVKTNLEDRLNKKDEEVFVLATNSILDSINEISRYISLFLMGISSISLLVAGVSILNVMLMSTMERTREIGIMKAVGASRKDVLKMFLLEALFLGTAASLIGGILSFGGGFLITVLIMKQASYLFAPSSIAYIILGICFGIMTGVAGGVYPAWKAAQMRPLDALRHE from the coding sequence GTGAGATCATTGAAGCTTCAGAGGAAGTATTTTAGAAGTAATATGTACGCTGAGCTTGCAAAAAGAAATCTTAAAAGGCACACTGCACGTACTGTCCTTGCAGCTGTGGGCATAATCATTGGAGTAATTGCAATCTCATCTATGGGCATACTGGGTAACAGCTTGAAAATGTCAGTATCAGATTCTCTAGGAGATGTCGGAAACGAACTCATAGTTTACCCTGGATTTGGTGACACTGCAATAACTGAAAAGCAAGTGGACAAGATGCAGAAAGTTGCAGGGATAGAGAACCTTATACCCGTTTACTCAAGCGGTTCAAAGACGGAATACAAGAATGAAGAGACCTATGCAACTGTATATGGCATAGGAAGTGAAGATCTGCCAAACCTTGTAGAGATAGAAAATGGGCGTATGTATAAGCGCGGTTCTTCAGATTGCATGATCGGATCACAACTTGCAAAAGACCTTGGGGTAAATATAGGAGGAAAAATAACTATAGAAGATACTAAGTTCAGGGTTATAGGGATCCTCAAGGAGCGTGGCATCGGTTTTGATGTCAGCGCTGATAGTGCTGTTTTTATGGATCCTCAGATGTTTACACGGATCTATGAGGACACAGATGAAGGTTATACTAATGTGATAATCCAAGTGAAGGATATAAACGAGATCGACATCGTCAAAACTAATCTTGAAGATAGGCTCAACAAGAAAGATGAAGAAGTGTTTGTACTTGCAACTAATAGTATCCTTGACAGTATTAATGAGATCTCCAGGTACATTTCACTGTTTCTTATGGGAATAAGCTCTATTTCCCTCCTTGTAGCAGGAGTAAGCATTCTTAACGTCATGCTCATGTCCACCATGGAGCGCACCCGTGAAATCGGAATAATGAAAGCAGTAGGAGCTTCAAGAAAAGATGTGCTCAAGATGTTCCTGCTGGAAGCACTGTTTCTGGGAACGGCTGCAAGCCTCATAGGAGGAATATTGAGTTTTGGAGGTGGATTTTTGATAACTGTGCTTATCATGAAGCAGGCATCATATTTGTTCGCGCCATCAAGCATCGCTTATATTATATTAGGAATTTGTTTTGGTATAATGACAGGAGTTGCAGGAGGAGTATATCCCGCCTGGAAAGCTGCTCAGATGAGACCACTGGATGCACTGAGGCATGAATGA
- a CDS encoding GNAT family N-acetyltransferase — translation MKNEDRVMNIRLQYDCSNVDWNYVSSILESVGIAYFESKVHKIAFENSCVVVLLYEDDKLIGFGRAISDNAYQAAIYDVAVSQPYQGRGLGKLIVNSILKSIPQCNFILYASPGKEGFYETLNFKKMKTGMALFRDADGMQIEGFTK, via the coding sequence ATGAAAAATGAAGATAGAGTTATGAATATAAGATTACAGTACGATTGTTCAAATGTTGATTGGAATTATGTATCTTCTATTTTGGAAAGTGTTGGCATTGCATATTTTGAAAGTAAGGTACATAAAATCGCATTTGAGAACAGCTGTGTTGTTGTACTTTTATACGAAGATGATAAACTTATCGGCTTTGGTCGCGCTATTTCAGACAATGCATACCAGGCAGCAATATATGATGTAGCTGTATCACAGCCATATCAAGGCAGAGGATTGGGCAAATTGATAGTCAACAGTATTCTAAAAAGCATTCCACAATGTAATTTCATATTATATGCCTCACCAGGAAAAGAAGGGTTCTATGAAACCCTTAACTTCAAAAAAATGAAAACTGGGATGGCACTATTCAGGGATGCAGATGGAATGCAAATAGAAGGTTTTACTAAATGA
- a CDS encoding DUF4118 domain-containing protein, whose amino-acid sequence MKEDYKRPDPDEILNLLKEEEEKRDSNRGYLKIFLGYVAGVGKTYRMLSEAHVLEEKKKDIVVGIVETHGRIETEQLLENLEVIPRVKIDYKGIVLEEFDIDAVLKRKPAYVLVDELAHTNIPGSRHIKRYQDVEELLNAGINVYSTLNVQHIESLNDIVQQITGVEVKETVPDSIIEMADKIEVVDLPFDELIERLKEGKVYVPEKAIKAMSNFFSEKNLIALRETALRYATLHVDSEMGSYLRKEKVMGPWDTSNRIIACVSSSPSSRKLIRIAYRFSHLYNVEWFAVYVEPYADIRMTDDVRQQLENNLALAEELEGKVIRLKGSIANEIVSFAKSKNITLILLGHSRRSRLQEFLEGSVINKVIKKSASQVLVIENKNEFDTGRKKIKKTGTSGLNSLWGSYSISFSSIGFTTVICLLLQSFIEAPNIPMIFIIPIVFTSLVAGKRPGILASILAVAAFDLFFVPPFYTFTVDDVRFIPTFIVLLVVGIVTSLLADTVKKQVEYIRQRETFISSLYDFSKGLLASQDLNIILGRTTKYISDSFNYDVLILLPDESNKLYIASSNENKEKFGEHEMAVSNWVFEQGKTAGMGTDTLSSSQWYHIPLKVQTGTLGVMALASHKNMTNEQRHLIDAFANVFSLALSNSMYARTEE is encoded by the coding sequence ATGAAAGAAGATTACAAAAGACCAGACCCCGATGAGATCCTAAATTTACTAAAAGAAGAGGAAGAAAAAAGAGATTCAAATCGGGGCTACCTTAAAATCTTTTTGGGATACGTAGCAGGCGTTGGTAAAACATACAGAATGCTTAGCGAAGCTCATGTTCTTGAAGAAAAGAAAAAAGACATTGTTGTAGGTATCGTTGAGACTCATGGCAGGATAGAGACCGAGCAACTTCTTGAGAACCTGGAAGTAATTCCACGAGTAAAAATCGATTACAAGGGGATTGTACTTGAAGAGTTCGATATAGATGCTGTTTTAAAACGGAAACCTGCTTATGTACTCGTGGACGAGCTTGCCCATACAAATATTCCCGGTTCTCGACATATAAAGCGTTATCAGGATGTCGAAGAGTTGCTTAATGCCGGCATAAATGTTTATTCCACATTGAATGTGCAGCACATTGAAAGTCTCAATGACATTGTCCAGCAAATCACTGGAGTTGAGGTCAAAGAAACTGTCCCTGACAGCATTATTGAGATGGCAGATAAAATCGAAGTAGTTGATTTGCCCTTTGATGAATTGATAGAGCGTCTAAAAGAAGGAAAAGTCTACGTTCCCGAAAAGGCCATAAAAGCAATGAGCAATTTTTTTAGCGAGAAGAATCTAATCGCACTTAGGGAAACAGCTCTTAGATATGCTACATTGCACGTGGATTCTGAAATGGGTAGTTATCTAAGGAAAGAAAAAGTAATGGGCCCGTGGGATACCAGCAATCGGATAATTGCATGTGTAAGCTCGAGTCCTTCTTCAAGAAAGCTAATTCGCATAGCATATCGTTTCTCTCACTTGTATAATGTGGAATGGTTTGCAGTATACGTTGAACCTTATGCCGACATAAGGATGACAGATGATGTTAGGCAACAACTAGAAAATAACCTAGCTCTTGCAGAAGAACTTGAGGGGAAAGTAATTCGATTAAAAGGTTCCATAGCGAATGAGATTGTATCCTTCGCGAAGTCAAAGAACATAACGCTTATTTTGCTGGGACATTCACGTAGGTCCCGCTTACAGGAATTTCTCGAAGGATCCGTGATTAACAAAGTAATTAAGAAAAGTGCTTCTCAGGTTTTGGTAATAGAGAACAAAAACGAATTTGATACTGGTCGTAAAAAAATAAAGAAAACAGGTACCAGTGGTCTGAATTCTTTGTGGGGATCATATTCCATTAGTTTTTCAAGCATCGGCTTTACAACTGTAATATGTTTACTGCTTCAGTCTTTTATTGAAGCGCCAAACATACCCATGATATTCATTATACCCATCGTTTTTACAAGTTTAGTAGCAGGAAAGAGGCCAGGAATTCTGGCATCAATACTTGCCGTTGCAGCTTTTGATTTATTTTTTGTTCCGCCTTTCTATACATTCACTGTTGACGATGTTCGCTTCATTCCTACTTTTATTGTATTATTGGTAGTCGGAATAGTCACGAGTTTACTTGCTGATACTGTCAAAAAACAGGTTGAGTACATAAGACAACGTGAAACGTTCATTTCTTCATTATATGATTTTAGTAAGGGCCTATTAGCTTCACAGGACTTGAACATTATATTGGGAAGAACTACGAAATACATATCAGATTCTTTTAATTATGATGTCTTGATCCTACTGCCTGACGAGTCTAATAAATTATACATAGCGTCAAGCAATGAGAACAAAGAAAAATTCGGCGAGCATGAAATGGCTGTTTCCAATTGGGTTTTTGAACAAGGTAAAACGGCAGGTATGGGTACAGATACTCTATCTTCATCACAATGGTATCATATTCCTCTTAAGGTCCAAACGGGAACTCTGGGTGTTATGGCTCTCGCTTCCCATAAGAATATGACTAATGAGCAGAGGCATTTAATTGACGCATTTGCAAATGTATTCTCTCTGGCACTTTCAAACTCTATGTATGCAAGAACTGAGGAATAA
- the kdpC gene encoding K(+)-transporting ATPase subunit C — MKEIKNALLMFIVFSVILGIIYPVVITGISQVVFPYQANGNLITENGTVIGSEHIGQNFTSPIYFHGRPSAIGYDSGTSGGSNLGPTNQKLVDQIEERVQLIRYEESLSSNSTIPADLVLSSGSGLEAYIFVDSARLQIPRIAKAREITETEVETIIQSNAESSRLGTGTPMVNVLKLNIALDNIRR; from the coding sequence ATGAAGGAAATTAAAAATGCTTTACTAATGTTTATAGTATTTTCCGTTATACTAGGCATAATCTATCCTGTTGTTATCACAGGCATATCCCAGGTAGTATTTCCTTATCAAGCAAATGGAAATCTGATTACTGAGAATGGAACAGTAATAGGTTCCGAACATATCGGGCAGAACTTTACAAGTCCCATTTATTTCCACGGGAGGCCTTCTGCCATTGGATATGATTCTGGTACTTCCGGCGGTTCTAATCTGGGGCCCACAAACCAGAAACTGGTGGATCAAATTGAGGAGAGAGTGCAACTGATAAGATATGAAGAATCGTTGTCTTCTAACTCTACAATTCCGGCTGATTTGGTGCTGTCTTCTGGTAGCGGTCTGGAAGCCTATATTTTTGTGGATTCTGCCAGATTGCAGATTCCAAGGATTGCCAAAGCCAGAGAAATTACTGAAACAGAAGTTGAAACTATTATCCAGAGCAACGCTGAAAGCTCCAGGCTGGGAACAGGTACGCCCATGGTTAATGTATTGAAACTCAATATAGCTTTAGATAATATCAGGAGGTGA